Proteins co-encoded in one Leptolyngbya sp. CCY15150 genomic window:
- a CDS encoding class III extradiol ring-cleavage dioxygenase, whose translation MTLPTFFISHGAPDLPIRTGPTQDFLRQLLASLPEQPTAMLVISAHWLTDQPTLSTNPQPQTIYDFGGFPPHLSELVYRAPGSPTLAKRVAELLAEAGFAPQFNSDRGYDHGAWTPLILMSPAGQIPVTLLSLQPQETPAHHLHLGKALACLRDEGVLIIGSGAATHNMAAFNSDYHAAPPAWAIEFDTWLAKAIDQNDLAALLNYRQVAPHAERNHPTDEHLLPLFVALGAGGQGHQVNQGFTYGAFSMAVYQFDGCWMDS comes from the coding sequence ATGACTCTCCCCACCTTCTTCATCTCCCACGGCGCGCCAGACCTGCCCATCCGCACTGGCCCCACCCAAGACTTTTTGCGCCAGCTCTTGGCTAGTCTGCCAGAACAGCCCACTGCCATGTTGGTGATCTCGGCCCATTGGCTCACCGACCAGCCTACCCTGAGCACCAACCCCCAGCCCCAGACCATCTACGACTTCGGCGGCTTTCCGCCCCACCTGTCAGAGCTGGTCTATCGGGCACCGGGCAGCCCCACCTTGGCGAAGCGGGTAGCTGAGTTACTGGCTGAAGCAGGCTTTGCTCCTCAGTTCAACAGCGATCGCGGCTACGACCACGGAGCCTGGACGCCGCTGATTTTGATGAGTCCCGCAGGTCAGATTCCGGTGACGCTGCTGTCGTTGCAGCCGCAGGAAACCCCTGCTCACCACCTACACTTGGGCAAAGCCCTGGCCTGCCTGCGGGACGAAGGCGTGCTGATCATTGGCAGTGGAGCCGCCACCCACAACATGGCTGCGTTCAACAGCGACTACCATGCCGCGCCACCCGCCTGGGCTATCGAGTTTGACACCTGGCTGGCGAAAGCCATCGACCAAAACGACCTTGCCGCCCTGCTCAACTACCGCCAAGTCGCCCCCCATGCCGAACGCAACCATCCCACCGACGAGCACCTGCTGCCGCTATTTGTGGCCTTGGGGGCAGGCGGTCAAGGACACCAGGTCAATCAAGGGTTTACCTACGGAGCCTTCAGCATGGCCGTCTATCAATTTGATGGATGTTGGATGGATAGTTAA